The sequence below is a genomic window from Rhodothermales bacterium.
GCGCTGGCGCCGACGTGCTGGTGCTCTGCGACACGAACGGCGGCACGATGCCGCACGAAGTGTTCGACATCGTCAGCCACGTCTGCGGCGCGTTCACGCTGCCCATCGGCATCCACACGCACAACGACGGCGCCTGCGCGGCGGCCAACACGCTGATGGCGGTCCGCGCCGGCGCGCGGCACGTGCAGGGCACCATCAACGGCATCGGCGAGCGGTGCGGGAATGCGGATCTGTGCGCCGTGATCGCCAGCCTCCAGCTCAAGATGGGCTACAGCTGCATCGAGCCCGAGCAGCTGGCGACGCTGGCGGACCTGAGCCATTTCGTGAACGAGGTGGCCAACCTCGACCCCGTCGACCGCGCGCCGTACGTCGGCCACAGCGCCTTCGCCCACAAGGGCGGCGTGCACGTGTCGGCGGTGATGAAGGATCCGCGCGCGTACGAACACATCGCGCCCGACCTCGTCGGCAACCGCCGGCGGGTGCTCGTCTCCGACCTCTCGGGGCAGAGCAACGTCCGCTACAAGGCCGACGAACTGGGCATCCACATAGAAGACAAGGAGCAGGCCGGGCGCGCCGTTCAGCGCATCAAAGAACTCGAACATCTGGGGTACGAGTTCGAAGGGGCCGAGGCGTCGTTCGAGCTGCTTCTGCGGACGATCCAGGGCGTGAACACCGACTACTTCGGGCTCGAACGCCTGCGCGTCCGCAACGAAAAGGACGGCGACGGGGCGGCCCACTCGGAAGCCACGCTCGTCCTGAACGTGGGCGGCTGCCGGACGCTCAACGTGGCGGAGGGTGTGGGGCCCGTCGATGCCATGTCGAACGCCGTGCGCGAGGCCCTGCGCGGGTTCTACCCGCAGCTCCAGTACGTGCGCCTGTCCGACTACAAGGTGCGCGTGCTCACCCCGGAAGACGGCACCGGCGCCAAGGTCCGCGTGCTCGTCGAACATCACGACAACCACCGCAGCTGGCACACCGTCGGTGTGTCCGAAAACATCCTCGAAGCCAGCTGGCAGGCCCTTTTCGACGGGATCTGTTACCACCTGCTGGCGACAGGCACCCCTCCGCACGTCCGCGCGACGGACGCCCCCATCGAGCCTGCGGCGTCGCGTCCGACGCTGGCAGTGCCCCACACGACGATGTAGCGCCGCGTGTGGCCGGCTTCGCGCCGGCTCCAACCCTCCTTTCCCGCGGCACGACCTTCCGCCCCGCATGGCTAAGACACCAACGGTGCGGTCAGGATACGAACCTTCTGGCCTGGGCTCCGGCCCGCGAATGGATACCTGTATCCCACCGGTTTTG
It includes:
- the cimA gene encoding citramalate synthase; the protein is MATHVELFDTTLRDGTQGEHVALSARDKLRIAKRLDALGIDIIEGGWPGSNPKDQAFFDLAKDVSWQHARLCAFGSTRRFSNPPEQDANLLALLAAETPVVSIFGKSWTLHAEVALGVTLEQNLELIRSSVAFLKAHGKYVVYDAEHFFDGYKDNEAYALETLRAAAGAGADVLVLCDTNGGTMPHEVFDIVSHVCGAFTLPIGIHTHNDGACAAANTLMAVRAGARHVQGTINGIGERCGNADLCAVIASLQLKMGYSCIEPEQLATLADLSHFVNEVANLDPVDRAPYVGHSAFAHKGGVHVSAVMKDPRAYEHIAPDLVGNRRRVLVSDLSGQSNVRYKADELGIHIEDKEQAGRAVQRIKELEHLGYEFEGAEASFELLLRTIQGVNTDYFGLERLRVRNEKDGDGAAHSEATLVLNVGGCRTLNVAEGVGPVDAMSNAVREALRGFYPQLQYVRLSDYKVRVLTPEDGTGAKVRVLVEHHDNHRSWHTVGVSENILEASWQALFDGICYHLLATGTPPHVRATDAPIEPAASRPTLAVPHTTM